The Cottoperca gobio chromosome 15, fCotGob3.1, whole genome shotgun sequence genome segment GTCCTCTGTTTCTGGGCTGGAGGGGGAGCTGTTCGGGATGGGGATGTGGTCGTTGGGGCTTGGGGCTGTCGGAGCTGCGCTCGCTGGGATCTTGCTGGCCAACACAGATCTGTGTCTGTCAAAAGGTGCACAGGCATCGCTGGAGAACATTGAAGCGGCTGACCTGCGCTCCACCATAGATGGTAAGTAGactttctgattggctggctaTAATAATGTCTGTTTGTCTTAAACCAGCTGTTAAACCCATTAGGAGGAGAATTAACATTACATCAGCACAGAATCAGCCACTTCCTGCATTGTACATGCTCTGAATGAGGTTTTGTGCAACATTTAATGCAAAGCTGCTTTCTCAAATCTGCCAGTATTACAGATTAGATCACTGTTGAGGTCTTTGTCTGAAGCTACGGTGGAGTTACTGTGTTATTAATGTACataaatatttagctttttctccATTTGAAGGCTGCATCTTTTATCTTCCAAACAATGGCTTTATTGAATTCTTGCAGCAGTACAACCCATGACATTCTTGTGCTTTCTTTTTGTCAGAGACAGGTCAGATTGGAGCCttgttttagaaacattttcttcttgttttgtctgcagAGGACAACGTCATCAAAGCAAAGAGCCTGTGGGACAAGAACGGGGCTGTGGTCATAGCCGTACGACGACCTGGATGATTTTTGTGCAGAGAGGTGATGCAAAATGTTTCTGAATTACAGAGCAGAGGGTGTTACATGAAGTTGAAACCTATACAGTGCACGTGAGTAATATTTCCCCTGATGGTAtaatctctctttctgtgtagGAGGCCTCTGAGCTGTCCTCTCTGAAGCCCCAGCTGGAAGAGCTCGGGGTCCCTCTGGTCGCTGTCGTGAAGGAGAACGTCGGCACAGAGATCCAGGACTTCAGACTGCACTTCGCTGGGGACATCTACATAGATGAACAGGTTCGAAGCATGCACACTCCTGTCAGCGTGTCTAAGCAGTTAAAACAATCTCATTCCTTGACAGAAAAAGACTAGGACCCCTGCAGCACACACTGGTAATGTCGACCCGTCCAAACCTGTTACTTGACGGTTTCTCTTGATCTTTTATGGGGAATAGGCTTTTAATCATTAGTTATTGCTGGATAAGTGAGTCACATATGTTGAGAACTAGATATTGATCCTTCTGTTACTGCATTCATGCAGTAACAGAAGGATCCGAGGGGAAACTTGAGAGTTGACAAATGAGGTGAGAAAGCAATTTTGGCAAGGAAATACATTCTTCACATTACTGGAAATCCTTGTGAGATGTAAACCTTGATTAGGCTGACTAAAACTAAACGGTGTGATTGCAGAAAAGCTTCTACGGCCCACTGCAGAGGAAGATGGGTGGTCTGGGGTTCATTCGCCTCGGGGTGTGGCAGAACTTCATGCGGGCCTGGAGGTCCGGTTACCAGGGCAACATGCACGGCGAGGGCTTCATCCTGGGGGGAGTGTTTGTCATCGGAGCAGGAGACCAGGTGAGCGTAGCAAACATCTGGACTGCACAAGCAGATGTGGCTGAATAGAGCTTGATGAAACTGTGTTTTAACGGCATGTTGTTTTTGCAGGGGATTCTCCTGGAACACCGTGAGAAGGAGTTTGGCAATAAAGTAGAGATTGCAGATGTTTTAGAGGCTGTTAAGAAAATTGTGGCaggtaaataatatatatacatgttttgCTAAATCAAATGGCATTTAACAAAGGTACACTGTATTTAGATCAAAACTAGAATTACACTACAATTAAACATTGATATTATGATGACTGACTATGAAGTCTGTTTGCGTTGTCTAATATACCTCTGTGTTTTGCACATTAATTTACCGTTGGTTACGAAAGTGGATCTGTGAAATGCAGGACGGAGCCAATATTATCAGAGGATCACTGATTATTCCTGTTTAAGACTAGAAGAAGTTAGGGTTTTTGAGACGGGTATTAAAAACGGGTAATTAAAGGCAGCACTTTCATTTCAGGTACATCAACCATTACATTTAAAGCCACTTGAAAGCGGCCTTTTAGAGAACCACATGAATCAATCTAAAGTCTCTATTACACATCTGATGAATTATTCTATTAGCTGTCTGTTATGTGTTATcttagttttcttttctcctaGTCAGGCACCTCAATGGGCCTCCAACATGGCggacgagtgtgtgtgcagcctgtgtgtgtgataatgacAACTTGAATCCAAACTCAACATTGAGAGGAGCAGGTTTGATGCTCAAACACGTACAGGCTTAGCCACTGTCGCCATGTTGAGTGTTTGTAggtgaaaataaaagtaaaaaataaagaaccTCATCACCATCACTGTGCTcctgtgtgtttattattttaagatTTCAACTGTATGTTGGGGCAACAATAGATTCTACCAACTCTAGTTGATGTCTTTGTATTTCCAGCACAAATATTTTAGACAGAGCATTCTggattctgattggctggctggTGTATATTCATTTTTAGTAACTGGACTGTATAACCGGATGTTTGCTGTTTTAAATTAGTACGCTAGTATTTAGGTTCTCTGCGTCCTCCATTATAATCATGGTACATACAATTTGTTTGGTTTTCTTCAGATGgtaaaacatgcattttaaatcatttgacTAGActaaagattattctgattttaagtgtttcaaaaataattaaaaccttCATGAGACAGAATTCAGAGTTGGTCCCGTTTGTGTCCGATTCATGAACATAGCAAATCCATTAAAAGTTCAATTACACACTCCATTTTCCcttaaattagatcaataatCCAAAGGTTTATTAATCAAATCCTGTTTCTTTGCCAGTAGCTAAAACTAGTTTGTATTGTCAACACATTTTTCtggtaaataaatgtgacagtTATTTCAACCATGAATCTATTATAGCCATAGAGAGAATATCCTGAAAGCTTGGGATGGATCTAAACATGTCAGTAACAATTCTCCAGTTATCACATTTAAATCACTCATCCTGGGAATTATTTTATCCTCCGAAATCTGAATATTTCCTTGGTTgggggtgcgtgtgtgtgcaaaacATACTGTAACAACTCATGACACAGTTTAATCTCAACTTTATCTGATTGATCTGATCTCTACTTTCCCAGTTGTTGAAGAAACAAACCTTATCAGATCAGAACTGTGGTTTTCTCCTCACAAGCAGGAcaactatattaaaaaaaacatttaaaatatacaatatttaataaCGTCAAATTAAGCAGACATATTTTGACTTTCACGttacatattttattctattgttcTGAGTAAAATACATTCCACATCACGGAAATATATTTCAACACAATACAAAATAGAGGGAGAAAACACTGTGCACCAGGACTACATGTGTGTACGTCGCATGTACTTGACACAACCAAAACATTCATGAAGTGTAACAATGGATTGTCTTTACATTTGTGCCTTCAGTTtgcaaatatttgacattttcttcatGGCATGTACAACTAAAGTTATAAATGAGCAGGTTTTCAACCAGAACGCCAAAAATTCATGTTTATGAGATTTTATTGTAATGTTAGTCAAATTGATTTATAGCTTCACTCTGTGTTAATGATGCTTTTCAATGTTCTTGAATCATTTGGTGTGCTGTTGAGTCACACCGACAGTTGAGGACCATTtctgaatacaaaacaaaacagctgaaaACATGTCTTTGCATGAGAAAAGCCCGGCGAAAGGTCCGCACGTTAAAGCTGAAACGAAAACTTTAAAAGCTACACACTTCACTCTCATCTTTGGCTAGATCTATTGGTGCGACATGTTACGGTGGAACAGTGCAGTCACAAGCGGAGATACATGTtcacaaatgcatttaaattcCGACTGAAACCCTCCAGTTTTGTTCTTGACACTTTTGCGCCATAACtccaagagaagaaaaaacacaaaataaaaataaaagcagaagctAAAGCTACTTGGTTACGAGCAAAGAAAGCTGCCagacaatgaatgaatgactaaTAAGCAGTAACCATAGTTCACTCACCATCATCCAGCAccataaacaaatacaatcttCAATGTTTAAAATGCTCCTTTAAATAGCAACACAGATCCAACTAAGCACctacagcagcacagcagcacagcaaaGGTTATATAGTGCAGGTTCACCCTCTGTAGGAAAACAccccaaacacaacacacaactatGTCTTAATGATGCAGCCATGGTATCAACTATTGGAATACAGTAGTGATGCTAACGCCGAAACACCGTCCTGCAGTGCATGTGATCATGTCTCAGTGTTACAGAAACAGAAGCTTTCGTCTGGGGGTCAAGTGTTTGTATGGAAATATGAATGACAATGGAGCATAAAAGTTGAAAGAAGAGTTTCATTCCAAAATGAGTGGGGAGTCATATCATAGTACGCATTTATAAAATGATCTGATAGCACTTTGGGATTAAACTCTCTCACATAAACACAATCATTGTGTATTTCTGTAGTTATGAGTTGTGCAGTTGCTACAGTCCCAACAATCAGTTTACTTTAGTCAGAAACTGACTACAGATGCTTGATGGAGGTGTGAACACGCTCTGTACAATCTTACTGTTGGGTTTAGTTTTCTTTGACCAACATTATACAAAACGTCCCTTTACACAAACATTGAATCATAGTTGGTAATCTATGACTGTGTATCAAATTAAATCCCACCCGAAGACCGCCTCCTCTAATCTGAGGACTCATTagccctaaaaaaaaaaaaaaggtgcactCGCTCAAAGTCAGTCGCAGCAAACTCCTCAGTGCGCCTGCAATACAAGCAGCTCAAATTGTTTTCCGTTGCATATGTGGGGGCCTTCTGGTGGATTCACTGACAGAGGCTCACCTTGAAGTTAAAATCTCTAAAATTCCTCATGCATATGTGCTCCATATAttgtacatcatatatatatatttataagtatatccaagaaaaatatatattcttgcATAATCCAGACAGATGACACTGGGATCATTTCATCTGATATGTCCTCACGTACACCGTCATCACTGTCTAACCACACTGGACAGTCATGTGTTCGGCCAACTCAGCAGAGAAGCTCAAAGTCAGTTAAACTGTCGAACGAAGCAACAACAACCAGTGTGCACAGTTACCCACTGCCCTGTAATAAGCATttagtatttttgattttgtcacGCAACAATAGCTACTTCCATTTGGTACAATGGGACATCAACAGCTCTGGTGAGAACGGCAGTTTTGCAGATGGCTAGCTCGCCGTTGCACATAAAAACCCTGCGACTCCGACTTCAATTGAGAGTTTTGACTTCTTCTTTTAACCCGCTCACACAATCTTTCGGTTCAAGTGCGGATATTAAAACCAACTAAATCTGAGTTACAAAGTTCTCACATGAAAACAGCAACACATCCACCTTTTGCACGTGActgtttaaaacacagaaagggCAACACTCACATCATATCATCTTAGCAACAACACGGAGACACACAACAAAGTCCTCCACCTGACAACCACCAAACAAGCACTACACTaatcaaatatttcaatattatgCCACAAAAGATAGCAACAGAAgt includes the following:
- the LOC115020432 gene encoding peroxiredoxin-like 2A isoform X1; amino-acid sequence: MLALSRRPTALRWRLSLCCSALSLGSATMSSQPSTTARPHFLRTQTALFHQSKAKASPDPNKPASVLSSVSGLEGELFGMGMWSLGLGAVGAALAGILLANTDLCLSKGAQASLENIEAADLRSTIDEDNVIKAKSLWDKNGAVVIAVRRPGUFLCREEASELSSLKPQLEELGVPLVAVVKENVGTEIQDFRLHFAGDIYIDEQKSFYGPLQRKMGGLGFIRLGVWQNFMRAWRSGYQGNMHGEGFILGGVFVIGAGDQGILLEHREKEFGNKVEIADVLEAVKKIVAGK
- the LOC115020432 gene encoding peroxiredoxin-like 2A isoform X2; the protein is MLSSVSGLEGELFGMGMWSLGLGAVGAALAGILLANTDLCLSKGAQASLENIEAADLRSTIDEDNVIKAKSLWDKNGAVVIAVRRPGUFLCREEASELSSLKPQLEELGVPLVAVVKENVGTEIQDFRLHFAGDIYIDEQKSFYGPLQRKMGGLGFIRLGVWQNFMRAWRSGYQGNMHGEGFILGGVFVIGAGDQGILLEHREKEFGNKVEIADVLEAVKKIVAGK
- the LOC115020432 gene encoding peroxiredoxin-like 2A isoform X3; the protein is MGMWSLGLGAVGAALAGILLANTDLCLSKGAQASLENIEAADLRSTIDEDNVIKAKSLWDKNGAVVIAVRRPGUFLCREEASELSSLKPQLEELGVPLVAVVKENVGTEIQDFRLHFAGDIYIDEQKSFYGPLQRKMGGLGFIRLGVWQNFMRAWRSGYQGNMHGEGFILGGVFVIGAGDQGILLEHREKEFGNKVEIADVLEAVKKIVAGK